The following coding sequences are from one Streptomyces sp. NBC_01294 window:
- a CDS encoding DUF3626 domain-containing protein, whose protein sequence is MNPHVKALHHVTSRSAGPPMDPSLTVTLNFHPDRWSGDRPILTALAKDGLYRSQFVTGTGNGGLTAHPGGARWEWESRIFGGAYDDAPPEARPVYGALNFRHHPAGAAPRFGSAHFRLTPEALPRTTFCYPDSYLEPESFGVAARMSLIALAEADDQDALDDYIEAQVHTPVLLERDVAALVLDPSYRDTEVEAAAAELPCPTEWHPGYRLTVTELRRHPEYRGQEYVDLGAEIAEAGLLTPRILGEAARTGRYDEQALKRVWHYLARFGGRLNLR, encoded by the coding sequence ATGAATCCACACGTCAAAGCCCTCCACCACGTCACGTCGCGCTCCGCCGGCCCGCCCATGGACCCGAGCCTCACCGTGACCCTGAACTTCCACCCCGACCGCTGGTCCGGCGACCGCCCGATCCTCACCGCCCTGGCCAAGGACGGCTTGTACCGCTCCCAGTTCGTCACGGGCACCGGCAACGGCGGTCTCACCGCCCACCCGGGCGGCGCACGCTGGGAGTGGGAGAGCCGCATATTCGGCGGCGCCTACGACGACGCCCCACCCGAAGCCCGCCCGGTCTACGGCGCCTTGAACTTCCGCCACCACCCGGCCGGCGCCGCCCCGCGCTTCGGCTCGGCCCACTTCCGCCTCACCCCGGAAGCCCTCCCCCGGACCACCTTCTGCTACCCGGACAGCTACCTCGAACCCGAATCCTTCGGCGTCGCGGCACGCATGTCCCTGATCGCCCTGGCCGAGGCCGACGACCAGGACGCCCTGGACGACTACATCGAGGCCCAGGTCCACACCCCCGTCCTGCTCGAACGCGACGTCGCCGCCCTCGTACTGGACCCCAGCTACCGGGACACGGAGGTCGAGGCCGCAGCCGCCGAGCTCCCCTGCCCGACCGAATGGCACCCGGGCTACCGGCTCACCGTCACCGAACTCCGCCGGCACCCCGAATACCGCGGCCAGGAGTACGTCGACCTGGGCGCGGAAATCGCCGAAGCAGGCCTGCTGACACCCCGCATCCTCGGCGAGGCGGCCCGCACGGGCCGATATGACGAACAGGCCCTCAAGCGCGTCTGGCACTACCTGGCCCGCTTCGGAGGCCGGCTGAATCTCCGGTGA
- a CDS encoding MarR family winged helix-turn-helix transcriptional regulator, whose product MGDTPDGTTPVHEPSLDEQIAVYQREFQDLDPQVEKVVSALSRLNRRMNVAYGRQTAALGISNAEWEVLKALVISGSPYRMGPSELAKQLGLTPAAMTHRIDRMTAEGLVTRERDESNRVRVIVELTDEGRSKWLDAMRAATVFEEDLLQDLSTAERGVLGDMLTRLLDRVEDLQSPS is encoded by the coding sequence ATGGGTGACACCCCCGACGGCACTACGCCCGTCCACGAGCCGAGCCTCGATGAGCAGATCGCCGTCTATCAGCGCGAGTTCCAGGACCTCGACCCCCAGGTCGAGAAGGTCGTGTCGGCACTGAGCCGGCTGAACCGCCGGATGAACGTCGCGTACGGACGCCAGACCGCGGCCCTGGGCATCAGCAACGCGGAGTGGGAAGTCCTCAAGGCGCTGGTCATCTCGGGCTCCCCCTACCGGATGGGCCCGAGCGAACTGGCGAAGCAGCTGGGCCTCACGCCGGCGGCGATGACCCACCGGATCGACCGCATGACGGCGGAAGGACTGGTCACCCGCGAACGGGACGAGTCCAACCGGGTCCGCGTGATCGTGGAGCTCACCGACGAGGGCCGCAGCAAGTGGCTGGACGCGATGCGCGCGGCCACGGTCTTCGAGGAGGACCTCCTCCAGGACCTCTCCACGGCCGAGCGCGGGGTGCTGGGCGACATGCTCACCCGGCTGCTGGACCGCGTGGAGGACCTCCAGTCACCCAGCTGA
- a CDS encoding ATP-binding protein produces MRDPMTALTDAFTSFLFGKVETTRLPVRTSTGQAQAVYLPTAAPGLGDSGVIIGREVYSGKGYIYDPFQLYGQQLPAPHWLVLGESGNGKSALEKTYVLRQLRFKDRQVVVLDAQGEDGVGEWNLIAQQLGITPIRLDPIAANDDGIRLNPLDPAITTTGQLALLRTIIEVAMGHGLDERAGFALKVAHAYVVDTIRDRQPVLTDIVEQLRHPEAESAEAMNVDIDDVRAWGLDVALVIDRLVDGDLRGMFDGPTTVGIDLDAPLIVFDLSHIDRNSIAMPILMAIVGVWLEHTWIRPDRKKRIFLVEEAWHIINSPFVAQLFQRLLKFGRRLGLSFVAVVHHLSDVVDGAAAREAAAILKMASTRTIYAQKADEARATGRVLGLPRWAVEIIPTLTPGIAVWDVNGNVQVVKHLITEAERPLVFTDRAMTESSAPIRLSDDMLAAELEAEERALSIERNRGNGPGSATTVA; encoded by the coding sequence ATGCGAGATCCCATGACCGCGCTGACGGACGCCTTCACCAGCTTCCTCTTCGGCAAAGTCGAAACCACGCGCCTGCCCGTCCGCACCTCGACCGGGCAGGCGCAAGCCGTCTACCTGCCCACCGCGGCTCCCGGACTCGGCGACTCCGGCGTCATCATCGGCCGCGAGGTCTACAGCGGCAAGGGCTACATCTACGACCCCTTCCAGCTGTACGGACAGCAGCTCCCGGCCCCCCACTGGCTGGTCCTCGGCGAATCCGGAAACGGCAAGTCCGCCCTGGAGAAGACGTACGTCCTGCGCCAGCTCCGCTTCAAGGACCGCCAGGTCGTCGTCCTCGACGCCCAGGGCGAGGACGGCGTCGGCGAGTGGAACCTGATCGCCCAGCAGCTGGGGATAACCCCCATCCGCCTGGATCCGATCGCCGCCAACGACGACGGCATCCGCCTCAACCCGCTCGACCCGGCGATCACCACGACCGGGCAGCTCGCGCTGCTGCGCACCATCATCGAAGTCGCCATGGGCCACGGCCTCGACGAGCGCGCCGGCTTCGCCCTCAAGGTCGCCCACGCCTACGTCGTCGACACCATCCGCGACCGCCAGCCGGTCCTCACCGACATCGTCGAGCAGCTGCGCCACCCCGAGGCCGAGTCCGCGGAGGCCATGAACGTCGACATAGACGATGTCCGGGCCTGGGGCCTCGACGTGGCCTTGGTCATCGACCGCCTCGTCGACGGCGACCTGCGCGGCATGTTCGACGGCCCGACGACCGTCGGCATCGACCTCGACGCCCCGCTGATCGTCTTCGACCTCTCCCACATCGACCGCAACTCCATCGCGATGCCGATCCTCATGGCGATCGTCGGCGTCTGGCTGGAGCACACCTGGATCAGGCCCGACCGCAAGAAGCGGATCTTCCTCGTCGAAGAGGCCTGGCACATCATCAACAGCCCCTTCGTCGCCCAGCTGTTCCAGCGCCTGCTGAAGTTCGGCCGCCGCCTCGGCCTGTCCTTCGTCGCCGTCGTCCACCACCTCTCCGACGTCGTCGACGGCGCGGCCGCGCGCGAAGCCGCGGCCATCCTCAAGATGGCCTCCACCCGCACCATCTACGCCCAGAAGGCCGACGAGGCCCGCGCCACCGGCCGCGTCCTCGGCCTGCCCCGCTGGGCCGTCGAGATCATCCCGACCCTCACCCCCGGCATCGCGGTCTGGGACGTCAACGGCAACGTCCAGGTGGTCAAACACCTGATCACCGAAGCCGAACGCCCCCTGGTCTTCACGGACCGCGCCATGACCGAGTCCTCCGCCCCCATCCGACTCTCCGACGACATGCTCGCCGCCGAACTCGAGGCGGAGGAACGCGCCTTGTCCATCGAACGCAACCGCGGCAACGGCCCGGGCTCCGCCACCACGGTGGCCTGA
- a CDS encoding type VI secretion protein — protein sequence MHDARRTEPPARGGVPDGLLVGLLAFLLGLAVLVWSATGLAAVFSKGAWPDTVTFTRTPEAVRALIAQPHDLPAAWPDTDPAALSGWGLFWGLFVSQLLVLFVLTVFAIGVIARTKSRRALAKQAALDPVPYEPPPVPAPAPQPAPVAAPAHPAPSAAAPVPATAPAHPAPPAFEARGSGGGAPSIHSSPRDEAYRYGFGYAPQPAAAATLPPAPTLANGITYGGPNDRLRAAAQRIGETEGAALIVTSSPTLWAETKDARAKLGPVLLYDPSHLCDTPARMHWNPAEGCAERDTAAARAIALLAPVRPQARMDAAVADTAETLLRSWLQAVALDDRPFKQLHRWTQGNSAQDPVRILRTHPRAAPGAAGELESALTAHPERRELAQNLTARALSCLTSIHIREACNPNRTDSLTLASFLGEGGSLYLVGEPLEDPRTHPGAMPLLTALASHVVEHGRRMAARSSHGRLDPPLSLVLDDVAAVAPIPQLPELLTEETLPLLALCRSREQARSRWPDADLP from the coding sequence ATGCACGACGCACGACGTACGGAGCCCCCAGCGCGCGGCGGCGTCCCGGACGGCCTGCTGGTCGGCCTCCTGGCCTTCCTCCTCGGCCTCGCCGTCCTCGTCTGGTCGGCCACCGGCCTGGCGGCCGTCTTCTCCAAGGGCGCCTGGCCCGACACCGTCACCTTCACCCGGACACCGGAGGCCGTCCGCGCCCTGATAGCGCAGCCGCACGACCTCCCGGCGGCCTGGCCCGACACCGACCCGGCGGCCCTCTCGGGCTGGGGCCTGTTCTGGGGCCTGTTCGTCAGCCAGCTCCTGGTGCTGTTCGTCCTGACCGTCTTCGCCATCGGCGTGATCGCCCGTACGAAGTCCCGCCGCGCCCTGGCCAAACAGGCCGCCCTGGACCCCGTACCGTACGAGCCCCCGCCCGTACCGGCGCCCGCACCCCAGCCCGCGCCCGTAGCGGCGCCGGCCCATCCAGCCCCGTCAGCGGCGGCGCCGGTCCCGGCAACGGCCCCGGCCCATCCAGCCCCGCCGGCGTTTGAGGCGCGGGGGTCTGGGGGCGGCGCCCCCAGCATCCACAGCAGCCCCCGCGACGAGGCGTACCGCTACGGCTTCGGCTACGCACCCCAGCCGGCAGCCGCCGCCACCCTCCCGCCCGCCCCTACGCTGGCGAACGGCATCACCTACGGCGGCCCCAACGACCGCCTGCGCGCCGCGGCCCAACGCATCGGCGAGACGGAGGGGGCCGCACTGATCGTGACCTCCTCGCCCACCCTCTGGGCCGAGACCAAGGACGCCCGCGCCAAACTCGGCCCGGTCCTCCTCTACGACCCCTCCCACCTGTGCGACACCCCGGCCCGCATGCACTGGAACCCGGCCGAGGGCTGCGCCGAGCGCGACACCGCCGCCGCCCGCGCGATCGCCCTGCTGGCTCCCGTACGCCCCCAGGCCCGGATGGACGCGGCGGTGGCCGACACCGCGGAAACGCTCCTGCGCAGCTGGCTCCAGGCGGTGGCGCTGGACGACCGCCCCTTCAAGCAACTGCACCGCTGGACCCAGGGCAACAGCGCCCAGGACCCGGTCCGCATCCTGCGCACCCACCCCCGGGCCGCCCCCGGCGCGGCCGGCGAGCTGGAGAGCGCCCTCACCGCCCACCCGGAACGGCGCGAACTCGCCCAGAACCTGACGGCCCGCGCCCTGTCCTGCCTGACCTCGATCCACATCCGCGAGGCCTGCAATCCCAACCGAACGGATTCGCTCACCCTGGCTTCGTTCCTGGGCGAAGGGGGCAGCCTCTACCTGGTGGGTGAACCTCTCGAAGATCCCCGCACCCACCCGGGTGCGATGCCCTTGCTGACCGCACTCGCCTCTCACGTGGTCGAGCACGGCCGCCGCATGGCCGCACGGTCATCCCACGGTCGGCTCGACCCACCACTCTCCCTGGTGCTGGACGACGTGGCCGCCGTGGCCCCGATCCCCCAGCTCCCGGAACTCCTGACCGAGGAGACCCTGCCCCTCCTCGCCCTGTGCCGCAGCCGCGAACAGGCCCGCTCCCGCTGGCCCGACGCGGACCTGCCCTAA
- a CDS encoding DUF5959 family protein, translating into MDLIDLGDADGNRCVVRVTGRYQPGVLTGHDTLQADVLVSASFADARLELYILPQDLDTWQHDLTRLAPGKGATIGGDRGLSLGFFMHEDRTLSLMVQDPDRMSLAMGIAPQETWIQDHRQRLEQVRETWPSEVVETGPMTFEWNPNRRG; encoded by the coding sequence GTGGACCTGATCGATTTGGGAGACGCGGACGGCAACCGCTGCGTCGTCCGCGTGACCGGCCGCTATCAGCCCGGAGTGCTGACAGGCCACGACACTCTGCAAGCCGATGTCCTGGTCTCCGCGAGCTTTGCCGATGCCAGGCTTGAGCTCTACATACTCCCGCAGGACCTCGACACCTGGCAGCACGACCTGACCCGGCTCGCACCGGGCAAAGGCGCAACCATCGGTGGCGACCGCGGGCTGAGTCTCGGCTTCTTCATGCACGAGGACCGGACGTTGTCGTTGATGGTCCAGGACCCCGACCGCATGAGCCTCGCAATGGGAATCGCGCCACAGGAGACGTGGATCCAGGACCACCGCCAGCGACTTGAGCAGGTTCGAGAGACCTGGCCCAGCGAAGTCGTGGAAACAGGTCCCATGACCTTCGAGTGGAACCCCAACCGCAGGGGCTAA
- a CDS encoding SCO6880 family protein, translating into MTTQSHQLHPVAPRRTYLIGRARPNAIVGKNRETGEIALIIAGAFFGMMSGLLVPDLTLRIVSLAGFPMIALAAVYVPYKGRTFYRWFEISRSYKRTLRRGTTFRSGAMEAGIRGSDGREVEVGPPPGIGRINWLAAPFGPDEIAVLLHADRRTVTAAIEIEGPGVGLRDSEDQEALVDRFGTLLKHVANGDGFVTRLQMLARTLPADPDAHAKDVAQRGDTQAPGWLRESYDQLQSMVSTSSEQHRAYLVACMHYTRELAAEAHTIARASTPHKGRKLDRDAGLAIVMARELTDICARLAEADIRVRQPLGQGRLSSLVHSMYDPDHPIDHIQAMTKRNAWPAELDAVEPTFLQAKTRESSTRAPWCHATAWVKEWPMTPVGVNFLAPLLVHTPDVIRTVAVTMDLEPTEVAIERMLTEKTNDEADASRAAKMNRTVDPRDIAAHGRLDQRGEDLASGAAGVNLVGYITVSSRSPEALARDKRTIRASAGKSYLKLEWCDREHHRAFVNTLPFATGIRR; encoded by the coding sequence TTGACGACCCAGTCCCACCAGCTGCACCCGGTCGCGCCCCGCCGCACGTATCTCATCGGCCGGGCCCGGCCGAACGCGATCGTCGGCAAGAACCGCGAGACCGGCGAGATCGCCCTGATCATCGCCGGGGCGTTCTTCGGCATGATGAGCGGACTGCTCGTCCCCGACCTCACGCTGCGCATCGTCAGCCTCGCCGGCTTCCCCATGATCGCGCTCGCCGCCGTCTACGTCCCCTACAAGGGCCGCACCTTCTACCGCTGGTTCGAGATCAGCCGCAGCTACAAGCGGACCCTGCGGCGCGGCACGACGTTCCGCTCGGGCGCCATGGAAGCCGGCATCCGCGGCTCCGACGGCCGCGAGGTCGAGGTCGGCCCGCCCCCCGGCATCGGCCGGATCAACTGGCTCGCCGCCCCCTTCGGCCCCGACGAGATCGCCGTCCTCCTCCACGCCGACCGCCGCACCGTCACCGCCGCCATCGAGATCGAGGGCCCCGGCGTCGGCCTGCGCGACAGCGAGGACCAGGAGGCCCTCGTCGACCGCTTCGGCACCCTCCTCAAGCACGTGGCCAACGGCGACGGCTTCGTCACCCGCCTCCAGATGCTCGCCCGCACCCTCCCGGCCGACCCCGACGCGCACGCCAAGGACGTGGCCCAGCGCGGCGACACCCAGGCCCCCGGCTGGCTGCGCGAGTCCTACGACCAGCTCCAGTCGATGGTGTCCACCTCCTCCGAGCAGCACCGCGCGTACCTCGTCGCCTGCATGCACTACACGCGCGAACTCGCCGCCGAGGCCCACACCATCGCCCGCGCCTCCACCCCCCACAAGGGCCGCAAGCTCGACCGCGACGCCGGCCTCGCCATCGTCATGGCCCGCGAGCTCACCGACATCTGCGCCCGCCTCGCCGAAGCCGACATCCGCGTCCGCCAGCCGCTGGGCCAGGGCCGCCTCTCCTCCCTCGTGCACTCCATGTACGACCCGGACCACCCCATCGACCACATCCAGGCCATGACCAAGCGCAACGCCTGGCCGGCCGAGCTCGACGCGGTCGAACCCACCTTCCTCCAGGCCAAGACCCGCGAGTCCTCCACCCGCGCGCCCTGGTGCCACGCCACCGCCTGGGTCAAGGAGTGGCCGATGACGCCCGTGGGCGTCAACTTCCTCGCCCCCCTCCTCGTCCACACCCCGGACGTCATCCGGACCGTCGCCGTCACCATGGACCTGGAGCCCACCGAGGTGGCCATCGAGCGGATGCTCACCGAGAAGACCAACGACGAGGCGGACGCCTCCCGCGCCGCCAAGATGAACCGGACCGTCGACCCCCGCGACATCGCCGCCCACGGCCGGCTCGACCAAAGAGGTGAAGATCTCGCGAGCGGTGCGGCGGGAGTCAACCTGGTCGGGTACATCACGGTGTCCTCGCGTTCGCCGGAAGCCCTCGCCCGCGACAAGCGGACGATCCGCGCCTCGGCCGGCAAGTCCTACCTGAAGCTGGAATGGTGCGACCGCGAGCACCACCGCGCCTTCGTCAACACCCTGCCGTTCGCCACCGGCATCCGACGTTAG
- a CDS encoding MFS transporter produces the protein MGAAMQRIQAGNALTAFGIGFTVPFLYIYVAQVRDLGSMAATSAFVAFALGALVALPFTGRVIDRRGPVPVVMGAAVAASVGALALGLSTGIVPILMSALALGAGQAVMQPALATMIVWCSTPSTRTRAFALQFFMQNLGLGIGGLIGGQIVDENRPGSFTLLFGIEAVMFLVLAGVIATVRLPQGQGFKDARPKDTTQAAGGGWKRLLRHKAMVQLCVLGFVVFFACYGQFESGLAAFGTEAAGISPSTLGFALAANTGAIVIAQFVVLRLVEKRRRSRVIALVGLIWTGAWIIAGFSGLGHGSALMAAAAFITTYALFGIGEAMLSPTLAPLVADLAPEGSVGQYNSAFALVKQMALALGPLGVPLGAGVPMLYIGVFVLVSLGIAGLALRLGRRLSPAQDNPWLASRIVAQGGPGVAVKAAAAEPVHA, from the coding sequence ATGGGCGCTGCGATGCAGCGGATCCAGGCCGGGAACGCACTGACGGCGTTCGGCATCGGCTTCACGGTTCCGTTCCTCTACATCTACGTGGCGCAGGTGCGAGATCTGGGCTCCATGGCCGCCACGAGCGCGTTCGTGGCGTTCGCCCTGGGCGCTCTCGTCGCGCTGCCCTTCACCGGTCGGGTCATCGACCGCCGCGGTCCGGTGCCCGTGGTCATGGGTGCGGCCGTCGCCGCCTCGGTGGGTGCGCTCGCGCTCGGGCTGTCCACCGGCATCGTGCCGATCCTGATGTCCGCCCTGGCGCTCGGCGCCGGGCAGGCCGTGATGCAGCCGGCCCTGGCCACGATGATCGTGTGGTGCTCCACGCCGTCCACCCGGACCCGTGCCTTCGCCCTGCAGTTCTTCATGCAGAACCTGGGTCTGGGCATCGGCGGTCTCATCGGCGGCCAGATCGTCGACGAGAACCGGCCCGGCAGCTTCACCCTGCTGTTCGGCATCGAGGCCGTGATGTTCCTGGTGCTGGCCGGCGTCATCGCCACCGTGCGTCTGCCGCAGGGTCAGGGCTTCAAGGACGCCCGGCCCAAGGACACGACGCAGGCCGCGGGCGGGGGCTGGAAGCGGCTGCTCCGGCACAAGGCCATGGTGCAGCTGTGCGTGCTGGGCTTCGTGGTGTTCTTCGCCTGCTACGGACAGTTCGAGTCGGGTCTGGCCGCCTTCGGTACCGAGGCCGCCGGGATCTCCCCCTCCACCCTCGGTTTCGCGCTCGCCGCCAACACCGGTGCGATCGTCATCGCGCAGTTCGTCGTGCTCCGGCTGGTCGAGAAGCGCCGCCGGTCCCGGGTGATCGCGCTCGTCGGGCTGATCTGGACCGGGGCGTGGATCATCGCCGGCTTCTCGGGTCTGGGGCACGGCAGCGCCCTGATGGCCGCCGCCGCGTTCATCACCACGTACGCGCTCTTCGGCATCGGCGAGGCCATGCTGTCGCCGACCCTGGCACCGCTCGTGGCCGACCTGGCGCCCGAGGGCTCGGTGGGCCAGTACAACTCGGCCTTCGCGCTGGTCAAGCAGATGGCGCTGGCGCTGGGGCCGCTCGGGGTGCCGCTCGGTGCGGGCGTTCCGATGCTCTACATCGGTGTCTTCGTGCTCGTGTCGCTGGGGATCGCCGGCCTGGCGCTGCGGCTCGGCAGGCGGCTGAGCCCGGCGCAGGACAACCCGTGGCTGGCCAGCCGGATCGTGGCGCAGGGCGGTCCGGGTGTGGCGGTCAAGGCTGCCGCCGCGGAGCCCGTGCACGCGTAG
- a CDS encoding ATP-binding SpoIIE family protein phosphatase codes for MNFTRWSARFPGTQRRAAARTEHAAAQAKRGEGAVPAARGGRADPGAERSSPADGRPADPTVSGTGTGTTPAQRPDVLAAVPSLDELSVREVLGRLPALVALVHGPDHRVAYVNDAYTAGFGARIPGAPAHEALPELGELGLLPLLDQVQRSGTSRTAKNRTAPGGGSSYTVTCTPVEFPKTENGTGTETGTGTGTGTEAETGSGSGSEAEAHHSGVLIHLADVTDHAEAVERLRASERRQREAAVTLQRSLLPQELEQPDDLRIAATYQPGGTEAAVGGDWYDVITLGAGRTALVIGDVMGRGVRAAAVMGQLRTAVRAYARLDLPPHEVLQLLDGLAAEIDASQIATCVYAVHDPNEGLLVYASAGHLPILVRDEDGTVRRAADPTGPPLGTGGWLHTSGTIALGPGSTAVLYTDGLVERRGEDIDEGVAALERALSGAQGTPAVICDRLMRALGVDADHDDDVAVMVLQQPARTGADAELFHNAALELLGGIEAAPRARAFAQGVLASWRFPVELCDLGVLAASELVANSLQHGTPPMRLRLRRTDRRLIIEVTDGDDHLPRRRRAEPGDETGRGISIIATIASSWGSRRTPGGGKAVWCEFALPDKQPAK; via the coding sequence CGCCGACCCCGGTGCCGAGCGGTCCTCGCCCGCCGACGGGAGGCCCGCCGACCCCACGGTCTCCGGCACGGGGACGGGCACGACCCCGGCCCAGCGGCCGGACGTCCTCGCCGCCGTGCCCTCCCTCGACGAGCTCTCCGTACGCGAGGTCCTCGGCCGGCTCCCGGCCCTGGTCGCCCTCGTCCACGGCCCCGACCACCGCGTCGCCTACGTCAACGACGCCTACACCGCCGGCTTCGGCGCCCGCATCCCCGGCGCACCCGCCCACGAGGCCCTGCCCGAACTGGGCGAGCTCGGCCTCCTCCCGCTCCTCGACCAGGTCCAGCGCAGCGGCACGTCCCGTACGGCCAAGAACCGCACCGCACCGGGCGGCGGCAGCTCGTACACCGTCACCTGCACCCCGGTCGAGTTCCCCAAGACCGAAAACGGAACCGGCACCGAGACTGGAACCGGGACCGGGACCGGGACCGAGGCCGAAACCGGATCCGGATCCGGGAGCGAAGCGGAGGCCCACCACTCCGGCGTCCTCATCCACCTCGCCGACGTCACCGACCACGCCGAGGCCGTCGAGCGGCTCCGCGCCAGCGAGCGCCGCCAGCGCGAGGCCGCCGTCACCCTCCAGCGCTCCCTGCTCCCGCAGGAACTGGAACAGCCCGACGACCTGCGCATCGCCGCCACCTACCAGCCCGGCGGCACCGAGGCCGCCGTCGGCGGCGACTGGTACGACGTCATCACCCTCGGCGCCGGCCGCACCGCCCTCGTCATCGGCGACGTCATGGGCCGCGGAGTCCGCGCCGCCGCCGTCATGGGCCAGCTGCGCACCGCCGTCCGCGCCTACGCACGCCTCGACCTGCCCCCGCACGAGGTGCTCCAGCTCCTCGACGGCCTCGCCGCCGAGATCGACGCCAGCCAGATCGCCACCTGCGTGTACGCCGTCCACGACCCCAACGAGGGCCTGCTCGTGTACGCCTCCGCCGGCCACCTCCCGATCCTCGTCCGCGACGAGGACGGCACCGTCCGCAGAGCCGCCGACCCCACCGGCCCACCGCTGGGCACCGGCGGCTGGCTGCACACCTCGGGCACCATCGCGCTGGGCCCCGGCTCCACCGCCGTCCTCTACACCGACGGCCTGGTCGAACGCCGCGGCGAGGACATCGACGAGGGCGTCGCCGCCCTGGAACGCGCCCTCTCCGGCGCCCAGGGCACCCCGGCGGTCATCTGCGACCGCCTCATGCGCGCCCTCGGCGTGGACGCGGACCACGACGACGACGTCGCCGTGATGGTCCTCCAGCAGCCCGCCCGCACCGGAGCGGACGCCGAGCTCTTCCACAACGCCGCCCTGGAACTCCTCGGCGGCATCGAGGCGGCCCCGCGCGCCCGCGCCTTCGCCCAGGGCGTCCTCGCCTCCTGGCGGTTCCCGGTCGAGCTGTGCGACCTCGGCGTGCTGGCCGCCAGCGAGCTCGTCGCGAACTCCCTCCAGCACGGCACCCCGCCCATGCGCCTGCGGCTGCGCCGCACCGACCGCCGGCTGATCATCGAGGTCACCGACGGGGACGACCACCTCCCGCGCCGCCGCCGCGCCGAACCGGGCGACGAGACCGGCCGCGGCATCTCGATCATCGCCACCATCGCCTCCTCCTGGGGCTCCCGCCGCACCCCGGGCGGCGGCAAGGCCGTCTGGTGCGAGTTCGCCCTGCCGGACAAGCAGCCGGCCAAGTAG
- a CDS encoding GNAT family N-acetyltransferase, which translates to MQHVIRPVRGDEWEQVKELRIASLHDAAAPIAFLDTAELAEARPDSFWQERTAGAASGRAARQFVAVGPDGVWNGSATVLVEELGTTDFLDRAIETPQGHVVGVFVREGLRGTGLAEELFRAGLEWAWSLEDPALERVRLYVHERNERAQAFYRRIGFQDSGVRVPLESDPSAKELEFVVPRP; encoded by the coding sequence ATCCAGCATGTGATACGTCCGGTTCGCGGTGACGAGTGGGAGCAGGTCAAGGAGCTGCGGATCGCCTCGCTCCACGATGCTGCGGCGCCCATTGCCTTCCTCGACACCGCCGAGCTCGCCGAGGCGCGTCCCGACAGCTTCTGGCAGGAGCGAACCGCCGGCGCCGCTTCGGGGCGGGCCGCGCGGCAGTTCGTGGCCGTCGGGCCCGACGGGGTGTGGAACGGCTCCGCGACCGTGCTCGTCGAGGAGCTCGGCACCACCGATTTCCTGGACCGGGCGATCGAGACGCCCCAGGGGCACGTCGTCGGCGTCTTCGTCCGCGAGGGCCTGCGGGGCACCGGGCTGGCCGAAGAGCTGTTCCGGGCCGGGCTGGAGTGGGCCTGGTCGCTGGAGGATCCCGCGCTGGAACGCGTACGCCTCTATGTGCACGAGCGGAACGAGCGGGCTCAGGCCTTCTACCGGCGCATCGGGTTCCAGGACAGTGGTGTGCGGGTGCCGCTGGAGAGCGATCCGTCCGCCAAGGAGCTGGAGTTCGTGGTCCCGAGGCCTTAG